One window of bacterium genomic DNA carries:
- a CDS encoding sigma-54 dependent transcriptional regulator, producing the protein MCQIGMIAQDSQLNRSLRRALQASTGCQVSSFDNVVDCPPVQLHHFNLLIAEWQAVAPHQRFLQEFNRDNPEATVILLAPRETAVILAGRGELGIDEIIPLARDEHQMSAIHDWLVQRVAALDHLQGLQERLYREMRHSQIVAKSGAMREILCRLPQLGDSEATILITGETGTGKELIARAIHYLGRRASQPFVTVDCGALQEHLIENELFGHGRGAYTSANAPAIGLIQEAAGGTLFLDEIEALPLSVQVKFLRFLQEHQYRPLGQSKYVAVDVHVVAATNRDLAEAVRLREFRQDLYYRLEGVKILVPPLRERRADIAALAFHFLKKHLPPAAERAPNLPAELLQQWAKHDWPGNVRELENRIMSLLVEQPPGKEITETSVVADAAAVRPLMEVRNEAMTQCDSTYLQNLLKLTKGNLSAAARLAGIHRKSLAQLLKKYGITIPRSQDSDSD; encoded by the coding sequence ATGTGCCAAATCGGTATGATTGCACAGGATAGCCAGCTCAACCGATCATTGCGCCGCGCGCTGCAGGCGAGCACCGGCTGTCAGGTTTCCAGTTTCGACAACGTTGTAGACTGCCCACCCGTTCAACTCCACCATTTTAACCTACTCATCGCCGAATGGCAGGCCGTCGCCCCTCACCAACGGTTCCTCCAGGAATTCAACCGCGACAATCCCGAAGCCACCGTGATTTTGCTTGCTCCGCGCGAAACAGCGGTGATTCTGGCCGGCCGGGGTGAACTCGGCATCGATGAAATCATCCCTCTTGCACGAGATGAACACCAGATGTCCGCCATCCACGACTGGCTCGTGCAGCGGGTCGCCGCGCTCGATCATCTGCAAGGGCTCCAGGAGAGATTGTACCGGGAAATGCGCCACAGCCAGATCGTCGCCAAGAGCGGGGCCATGCGGGAGATTCTTTGCCGGCTGCCGCAGTTGGGCGATTCCGAGGCCACGATTTTGATCACCGGTGAAACCGGCACCGGCAAGGAGCTGATCGCCCGCGCGATTCACTATCTCGGCCGTCGCGCCAGCCAGCCGTTCGTGACGGTTGATTGCGGCGCGTTGCAGGAGCATCTCATCGAGAACGAATTGTTCGGCCACGGCCGCGGCGCTTACACCAGCGCCAATGCGCCGGCCATTGGCTTGATTCAGGAGGCCGCCGGCGGCACGCTCTTTCTGGATGAAATCGAAGCGCTGCCGCTGAGTGTGCAAGTCAAATTTCTCCGGTTCTTGCAGGAGCATCAGTACCGGCCATTGGGCCAGTCGAAATACGTCGCGGTGGATGTGCACGTCGTCGCCGCCACCAATCGTGACCTGGCAGAGGCGGTCCGGCTGCGGGAATTCCGGCAGGATTTGTATTATCGCCTGGAAGGAGTGAAGATTCTCGTGCCGCCGCTGCGTGAACGCAGGGCCGATATTGCCGCGCTGGCATTTCATTTTCTCAAAAAGCATCTGCCGCCCGCGGCAGAGCGTGCTCCGAACCTCCCCGCAGAATTGCTGCAGCAATGGGCGAAACATGATTGGCCGGGCAACGTGCGGGAGTTGGAGAACAGGATCATGTCCCTGCTCGTCGAACAACCGCCCGGCAAGGAAATCACGGAAACCTCTGTCGTTGCAGACGCCGCAGCCGTGCGACCGCTCATGGAGGTCAGGAATGAAGCGATGACGCAATGTGATTCCACCTATCTGCAAAACCTGCTGAAGCTGACCAAGGGCAATCTCAGCGCCGCTGCCCGCCTCGCCGGCATTCACCGCAAGAGTCTGGCGCAGTTGCTCAAGAAATATGGTATTACCATTCCGCGCAGCCAGGATTCGGATTCCGACTGA
- the metH gene encoding methionine synthase codes for MTRTLFEQRLREKIIVFDGATGSNLQLMNLTPEDFGGEVYNGCNEHLVFTRPEAVEKLHTSFLAAGCDVIETNTFGATAIVLAEYDLGRQAHAHNRRAAEIARSVAREFSTPEHPRFVAGSIGPTTKLPSLGHISYNEMYDAYFEQTAGLVAGGVDVLCVETCQDLLQTKAALAAIFAYLAEKRVRLPVIASVTVETMGTMLLGSDISAALAALEPFPLTAIGMNCATGPQEMSENIRYLTGNSPVPVFCMPNAGLPENVGGQAHYKLSPEELEHYLTHFVKDLGVQIVGGCCGTEPAHIRRLAAGVGGFAPKARVIDFIPSAASLYSSTPLHLDPPPILIGERLNANGSKKFRELLQQEDWEAMVAMAKEQVREGSHMLDVCVAYVGRDEVRDMIPLIERLNTQVSAPLVIDSTEWQVIDAALQRVAGRAIVNSINLEDGEARLEHVLPLCRRYGAAVIALTIDEQGMAKTVEQKVAIARRIHDLACAKYGMRPQDLIFDCLTFTLGSGDQEFRKSGIATLEAIRRIKAEMPGVRTILGVSNVSFGLSAHARHVLNSVFLYYAVQAGLDMAIVHSSKILPLHKIGEAERELHRRLIFDDRRFDGAGACLSDPLQEIIAYYAERSAHKQEAAPLPAEVEERLQRRIIDGDKLGLDADLAEALQKHTPLDIINNILLEGMRVVGELFGSGQMQLPFVLQSAETMKAAVKYLEPHMERLEGMAKGTMVLATVKGDVHDIGKNLVDIILTNNGYQVINLGIKVPVEKMIHAAEQHGADVIGMSGLLVKSTLIMKENLEVLNERGITVPVILGGAALTRAYVEEDLAAIYRGALAYGKDAFAGLHFMREICEGEAPASSSSPARRKRGPGRRNGEENPQAHAVPEAEVVTPGWQPVAIPAAPFLGTRVVRDIPLTTVFQYLNKIALFRGQWQVRRGKMAVPEYERLVQEKFEPLLADLQQRCLAGRMLVPEVIYGYFLCNSRGNDVIIYDDKGEREIERFTFPRQTQGNRHCLADFFAPADSGKRDVIGMMIVTVGQAASEISRRLFEGDKYSDYLYFHGLSVESAEALAEYWHKQMRAELGLAAEDAGEIRDLFRQSYRGARFSFGYPACPNLEDQARLFRLLDPGRIGISLTEEFQLVPEQSTSAIIVHHPAARYFNV; via the coding sequence ATGACCAGGACTCTCTTTGAACAGCGACTGCGGGAAAAGATCATTGTCTTCGATGGGGCAACCGGCTCGAATTTGCAGTTGATGAATCTGACGCCGGAGGACTTCGGCGGTGAGGTTTACAACGGCTGCAACGAACATCTGGTGTTTACCCGGCCGGAAGCCGTGGAGAAACTGCATACCAGCTTTCTCGCAGCCGGCTGTGATGTCATTGAAACCAACACCTTCGGCGCAACGGCGATCGTGCTGGCAGAGTATGACCTCGGCCGGCAAGCGCATGCCCACAACCGCCGCGCGGCTGAAATTGCCCGCTCCGTGGCCCGCGAATTCTCCACGCCTGAGCATCCGCGCTTCGTGGCCGGCTCGATCGGCCCAACCACCAAGCTCCCCAGCCTCGGTCACATCTCCTACAACGAAATGTACGACGCCTACTTCGAGCAAACCGCCGGTTTGGTGGCAGGCGGCGTCGATGTGCTGTGCGTTGAGACCTGCCAGGACTTGCTGCAAACCAAGGCCGCGCTCGCTGCCATCTTCGCTTACCTTGCCGAAAAGAGAGTGCGCCTGCCGGTCATCGCCAGCGTCACCGTCGAAACCATGGGCACGATGCTGCTGGGCAGCGACATTTCCGCGGCGCTGGCGGCACTGGAGCCGTTTCCGTTGACTGCCATCGGCATGAACTGCGCCACCGGTCCGCAGGAAATGTCGGAGAACATTCGCTATCTCACCGGCAACAGCCCTGTTCCGGTTTTTTGCATGCCCAATGCCGGTCTGCCGGAAAACGTCGGTGGCCAGGCGCATTACAAACTCTCTCCCGAAGAACTCGAACATTATCTCACCCACTTTGTGAAAGATTTGGGGGTGCAGATCGTGGGCGGCTGTTGCGGCACCGAGCCGGCGCACATCCGCCGCCTCGCCGCAGGCGTTGGCGGGTTTGCCCCCAAAGCGCGCGTGATTGATTTCATTCCCTCGGCCGCCAGTCTGTACAGCAGCACGCCGCTGCATCTCGATCCCCCGCCGATTTTAATCGGCGAGCGTCTCAATGCCAACGGCTCGAAGAAATTCCGCGAGCTGTTGCAGCAGGAAGACTGGGAGGCGATGGTGGCGATGGCGAAAGAGCAGGTGCGCGAAGGCTCACACATGCTCGACGTGTGCGTGGCCTACGTCGGCCGCGACGAGGTGCGGGACATGATTCCGCTCATCGAACGGCTGAACACGCAGGTTTCCGCGCCCTTGGTGATCGATTCCACCGAATGGCAGGTGATCGACGCCGCGCTGCAGCGCGTGGCCGGCCGCGCGATCGTGAACTCCATCAACCTGGAAGACGGGGAGGCGCGCCTGGAGCATGTCTTGCCCTTGTGCCGGCGCTACGGCGCGGCGGTCATCGCGCTGACCATCGATGAACAGGGCATGGCGAAGACGGTGGAGCAAAAAGTCGCCATTGCCCGCCGCATTCATGATCTCGCCTGCGCAAAATACGGCATGCGGCCGCAGGATTTGATTTTCGATTGCTTGACGTTCACCCTCGGCAGCGGCGACCAAGAGTTTCGCAAGAGCGGTATCGCCACCCTCGAAGCGATTCGCCGTATCAAAGCGGAGATGCCCGGCGTGCGCACGATTTTGGGCGTGAGCAATGTTTCCTTCGGCTTGTCCGCTCATGCACGTCACGTGCTGAATTCCGTGTTTCTCTACTATGCCGTGCAGGCCGGCCTCGACATGGCGATCGTGCATTCCTCCAAAATTCTGCCGCTGCACAAAATCGGCGAAGCAGAACGCGAATTGCACCGCCGCTTGATCTTTGACGACCGCCGCTTCGACGGAGCCGGTGCCTGCCTCTCCGATCCGTTGCAGGAGATCATCGCCTACTATGCCGAGCGCAGCGCGCACAAGCAGGAAGCGGCGCCGCTGCCGGCGGAGGTGGAAGAACGCCTGCAACGCCGGATCATCGACGGCGACAAGCTCGGCCTGGACGCCGATCTCGCCGAGGCGCTGCAAAAACATACGCCGCTCGACATTATCAACAATATTCTATTGGAAGGTATGCGCGTGGTCGGCGAGCTGTTCGGCTCCGGCCAAATGCAACTGCCCTTTGTGTTGCAATCCGCCGAAACCATGAAAGCCGCGGTGAAATACCTCGAGCCCCACATGGAACGCCTCGAAGGAATGGCCAAGGGCACGATGGTACTGGCCACGGTCAAGGGCGACGTGCATGACATCGGTAAGAATCTCGTCGACATCATTCTCACCAACAACGGTTATCAGGTGATCAACCTCGGCATCAAAGTGCCGGTGGAAAAGATGATTCATGCCGCTGAGCAGCACGGCGCGGACGTCATCGGCATGAGCGGCTTGCTGGTGAAGTCAACGCTGATCATGAAGGAAAATCTCGAAGTGTTGAACGAGCGCGGGATCACCGTTCCGGTGATTCTGGGCGGTGCGGCGCTGACGCGCGCCTACGTGGAAGAGGATTTGGCAGCAATCTATCGCGGGGCGCTGGCATACGGCAAGGATGCCTTCGCCGGCTTGCACTTCATGCGTGAGATCTGCGAGGGCGAGGCGCCGGCATCTTCATCGTCGCCGGCGCGCCGCAAGCGCGGGCCGGGGCGCCGCAACGGGGAAGAAAATCCGCAAGCCCATGCCGTACCGGAGGCGGAGGTCGTCACGCCGGGCTGGCAGCCGGTGGCCATTCCAGCCGCGCCCTTTTTGGGAACCAGAGTCGTGCGCGACATCCCACTCACCACCGTGTTTCAATATCTCAACAAGATTGCGCTCTTTCGCGGTCAATGGCAGGTGCGCCGCGGCAAAATGGCGGTGCCGGAATACGAACGGCTGGTGCAGGAGAAATTCGAGCCGCTGCTCGCAGACTTGCAGCAGCGCTGCCTCGCCGGGCGCATGCTGGTGCCCGAGGTGATCTACGGCTATTTTCTCTGCAACAGTCGGGGAAATGACGTCATCATCTACGATGACAAGGGTGAGCGGGAAATCGAGCGCTTCACTTTTCCGCGCCAGACGCAGGGCAATCGCCACTGCCTGGCGGATTTTTTCGCGCCAGCGGACAGCGGCAAGCGCGATGTGATCGGCATGATGATCGTCACGGTTGGCCAGGCTGCGTCGGAAATCTCACGCCGGCTGTTTGAAGGCGACAAGTATTCCGACTATCTCTATTTCCACGGCCTGAGCGTGGAAAGCGCCGAGGCGCTGGCAGAATATTGGCACAAGCAGATGCGCGCGGAGTTGGGCCTGGCAGCGGAAGATGCCGGCGAAATCCGCGATCTCTTCCGGCAATCCTATCGCGGCGCACGCTTCTCTTTCGGCTATCCCGCCTGTCCCAATCTTGAAGATCAAGCCCGGCTGTTCCGTCTGCTGGATCCGGGCCGCATCGGCATTTCATTGACCGAGGAGTTTCAGCTCGTGCCGGAACAATCGACTTCGGCGATCATCGTGCATCATCCGGCAGCGAGGTATTTCAACGTTTGA
- a CDS encoding RNA methyltransferase produces MPVRTARHQTTGGRTNAEFLPRATQPHMEILEGKQCVLPALLARQRRFQLLLVKQGTPLPRIREVIAAAESQSVPIKYVAAAELESFTKGRSHGGLAVLCTPKPVMPVSELLERSRHFTEPAFLVLIEGTEDAQNLGYTLRTAEALGAHAVFLKKHVWNFDGVAVARASSGAFERLPLVQIENIEKELTPLRRLGVKFWGSLATAKRAMYEVDLTGPIMLAIGGERRGLSRGLRDFCDGFVRIPTVGGATSLALSHAASIVMAEVRRQRHLAPAATPSPQETAPAA; encoded by the coding sequence TTGCCGGTCAGGACAGCGAGGCATCAGACGACAGGTGGACGTACAAACGCCGAATTCTTACCGAGAGCGACCCAACCGCACATGGAAATTCTTGAAGGCAAACAGTGTGTTTTGCCAGCTCTTTTGGCGCGGCAACGCCGGTTCCAACTGCTGTTGGTGAAACAGGGAACACCGCTGCCCCGCATTCGGGAAGTAATTGCAGCGGCCGAATCGCAATCTGTTCCGATCAAGTATGTGGCGGCCGCCGAGCTGGAATCGTTTACCAAAGGCAGGTCCCACGGCGGACTGGCAGTCCTTTGTACACCGAAACCAGTGATGCCGGTGTCCGAGCTGCTCGAGCGCAGCCGGCACTTCACTGAGCCGGCTTTTTTGGTTTTGATTGAAGGAACCGAGGATGCCCAGAATCTGGGGTACACGCTGCGCACAGCGGAAGCCCTGGGAGCGCACGCAGTATTTCTCAAAAAGCACGTGTGGAATTTCGACGGTGTGGCGGTCGCGCGCGCCAGCTCCGGTGCTTTCGAACGCCTACCCCTCGTTCAGATCGAAAATATCGAGAAAGAGTTGACGCCCTTGCGGCGGCTGGGAGTGAAGTTCTGGGGAAGTCTTGCCACCGCCAAACGGGCGATGTATGAGGTGGACCTGACCGGCCCAATCATGCTGGCGATTGGCGGCGAGCGGCGCGGATTGTCGCGCGGGCTGCGCGATTTCTGCGATGGCTTTGTCCGCATCCCCACCGTGGGAGGCGCCACCTCCCTCGCACTCAGCCATGCCGCGAGTATCGTGATGGCAGAAGTGCGAAGGCAGCGACATCTTGCGCCAGCGGCAACTCCCTCCCCGCAGGAAACTGCTCCTGCAGCATAG
- a CDS encoding ATP-binding protein: protein MNPFHKNSSTEQPAPPSSLKPPGAEPYENAHAHLLDELRWLNRLLLAHLLRLRAANFYDHVKDFRGWFTADEEIDALFADGVFEKEGNRGTANQQSIAELGRQAQRLRTTIAARVRAGAAQQNFLPLVHLANCFRLDAFEQHSLLICLAPQLDARYEKIYAYLQNDLTKKSASIDLILGLLCTEMAERLACLRYFHPSAPLRHFGLVENGDADHGGSAAQHSLRASLRIVQHALGNAVLDERLAGEARFLAPLSWEKVVINSALRRQLQRLFSATGQDSATRRILYLHGRRGLGKQTIARALCGENHLPLLAADVRPWLAHPDTFQEKLRLFLREGLLQPCAVFIAHLERLELAAEEMPWLREKFFQEIAELGWTLLLSSENPLPASWPSLPEVVPVAIPAPDSAEQQALWRLHLNGFVEAGDLQPLEELTTRFDLNGGQIAGAVQLATQAGRLANPAGTPITLRDLFRSSRIQSQPKLSALARKIEPKYAWQDLVLPEDQMQQLREIADQVKFRHVVLHDWGFAGKLSLGRGINALFAGPSGTGKTMAAEVIANELGLDLYKIDLSAVVSKYIGETEKNLNRVFTEAEHSNAILFFDEADALLGKRSEVKDAHDRYANIEIAYLLQKMEEYEGLVILATNLKKNMDDAFVRRLQFVVDLPFPDEKYRHRIWSAIFPSSTPLSEEIDFKLLAKKLKITGGNIKNIGLKAAYLAAAEGGAVRMQHVVRATKREFQKMGKLYVESDFYREGKVLD from the coding sequence ATGAATCCCTTTCATAAAAATTCCAGTACTGAGCAGCCGGCACCGCCATCATCTTTGAAACCGCCGGGGGCAGAGCCATACGAGAATGCCCATGCGCACTTGCTCGACGAGCTGCGCTGGCTCAACCGGCTGCTGCTGGCGCATTTGCTGCGTCTGCGCGCGGCGAATTTCTACGACCATGTGAAGGATTTCCGCGGCTGGTTCACCGCGGATGAAGAGATTGACGCCCTGTTTGCCGACGGTGTCTTCGAAAAGGAGGGCAACCGCGGCACCGCAAATCAGCAGAGCATAGCGGAGCTGGGCCGTCAGGCGCAACGCCTGCGCACGACAATCGCTGCTCGCGTTCGCGCCGGCGCCGCGCAACAGAATTTCCTGCCGCTGGTTCATCTCGCCAACTGCTTTCGTCTCGACGCGTTTGAGCAGCACAGCCTGCTGATTTGCCTGGCCCCGCAGCTTGATGCACGCTACGAAAAAATCTACGCCTACCTGCAAAACGATCTCACCAAAAAATCCGCCAGCATTGATTTGATTCTCGGCCTGCTCTGCACGGAAATGGCCGAGCGGTTGGCGTGTTTGAGATACTTCCATCCCAGCGCGCCATTGCGGCATTTTGGTTTGGTGGAGAATGGCGACGCCGACCACGGCGGCTCGGCGGCGCAGCACTCGCTGCGGGCTTCGTTGCGTATCGTGCAGCATGCGCTCGGCAATGCCGTCCTCGACGAGCGCTTGGCCGGCGAGGCCCGGTTTCTGGCGCCATTGAGTTGGGAGAAAGTCGTCATCAACAGCGCGTTGCGACGGCAACTGCAGCGTCTGTTCAGCGCCACCGGCCAGGATTCTGCCACGAGGCGGATTCTCTATCTGCACGGCCGCCGCGGCCTCGGCAAGCAGACAATCGCGCGCGCGCTGTGCGGCGAAAATCACCTGCCACTACTGGCGGCGGATGTCAGGCCCTGGCTTGCCCACCCGGATACGTTTCAAGAAAAACTCCGCCTATTTCTGCGCGAAGGCCTGCTGCAGCCGTGTGCCGTTTTCATCGCGCATCTTGAAAGGCTCGAGCTGGCCGCGGAGGAGATGCCCTGGTTGCGCGAGAAATTCTTTCAGGAGATTGCCGAGTTGGGATGGACGCTGTTACTGTCCAGCGAAAATCCGCTGCCGGCCTCGTGGCCCAGTTTGCCCGAGGTTGTGCCGGTTGCAATCCCGGCGCCGGATTCCGCGGAGCAACAGGCGCTCTGGCGCTTGCATCTCAATGGCTTTGTCGAAGCCGGTGATTTGCAACCGCTGGAGGAATTGACCACGCGCTTCGATCTGAACGGCGGTCAGATTGCCGGCGCGGTGCAGCTCGCCACGCAGGCCGGCCGGTTGGCGAATCCCGCAGGCACGCCCATCACGTTGCGTGATTTGTTCCGCAGCAGCCGGATACAATCGCAGCCCAAACTCTCGGCATTGGCGCGCAAGATCGAACCGAAATATGCCTGGCAGGATCTCGTGCTGCCGGAAGATCAAATGCAGCAACTGCGCGAGATTGCCGATCAAGTGAAGTTCCGGCATGTGGTTTTGCACGATTGGGGCTTTGCCGGCAAACTGTCGCTGGGACGCGGCATCAATGCGTTGTTCGCCGGCCCCAGCGGCACCGGCAAGACCATGGCCGCCGAGGTGATCGCCAACGAACTCGGACTCGACTTGTACAAGATCGACCTCTCCGCCGTCGTGAGCAAGTACATCGGCGAAACCGAGAAGAATCTCAACCGCGTCTTCACCGAAGCCGAACACAGCAATGCGATTCTGTTTTTCGATGAAGCGGATGCTCTGCTGGGCAAGCGTTCGGAGGTGAAGGATGCCCACGACCGCTACGCCAACATCGAGATCGCGTATTTGTTGCAGAAGATGGAAGAGTATGAAGGCCTCGTCATCCTGGCCACCAATTTGAAGAAGAATATGGACGATGCCTTTGTGCGGCGGCTGCAGTTCGTGGTGGACTTGCCGTTCCCAGACGAGAAGTATCGCCACCGAATTTGGTCGGCCATCTTTCCGTCCAGCACGCCGCTGAGTGAAGAGATTGATTTCAAGCTGCTCGCTAAAAAACTGAAGATTACCGGCGGCAACATCAAAAACATCGGCCTGAAAGCCGCTTACTTGGCGGCCGCCGAGGGCGGAGCGGTGCGCATGCAGCACGTGGTGCGCGCCACCAAGCGGGAGTTCCAGAAGATGGGCAAGCTGTACGTGGAATCCGATTTCTATCGCGAAGGAAAGGTACTGGATTGA